In Panthera leo isolate Ple1 chromosome B3, P.leo_Ple1_pat1.1, whole genome shotgun sequence, a single genomic region encodes these proteins:
- the RPP25 gene encoding ribonuclease P protein subunit p25 has protein sequence MAKPASPRSGQRRRMENFRKVRSEEAPVGGGAEGSGAAPGPFADLAPGAVHMRVKEGSKIRNLLAFATASMAQPATRAIVFSGCGRATTKTVTCAEILKRRLAGLHQVTRLRYRSVREVWQSLPPGPTPGQEPGEPAASLSVLKNVPSLAILLSKDALDPCQPGYQPPNSHPAPSSQPTAPTSKRSLGEPAAGEGSAKRSQPEPTATEEDQTA, from the coding sequence ATGGCGAAGCCCGCGTCCCCGCGGTCCGGGCAACGACGGCGCATGGAGAACTTCCGTAAGGTGCGCTCGGAGGAGGcgccggtggggggcggggccgaggggaGCGGCGCGGCCCCCGGCCCTTTCGCGGACCTGGCGCCTGGAGCCGTGCACATGCGGGTCAAAGAGGGCAGCAAGATCCGGAACCTGCTGGCTTTCGCCACCGCCAGCATGGCGCAGCCAGCCACGCGCGCCATCGTCTTCAGCGGCTGCGGTCGGGCCACCACCAAGACCGTCACGTGCGCGGAGATCCTCAAGCGCCGCCTGGCGGGCCTGCATCAGGTCACGCGGCTGCGCTACCGGAGCGTGCGCGAGGTGTGGCAGAGCCTCCCGCCGGGGCCCACACCGGGTCAGGAGCCTGGTGAGCCGGCCGCCAGTCTCAGTGTACTTAAGAACGTGCCCAGCCTCGCCATCCTACTTTCCAAGGATGCACTGGATCCCTGCCAACCCGGCTATCAGCCCCCGAACTCCCATCCTGCACCCTCGTCCCAGCCAACTGCACCGACGTCCAAGAGGAGCCTAGGGGAACCCGCAGCTGGAGAAGGCTCTGCGAAgcggtcacaacctgagccaactGCTACGGAAGAGGACCAGACGGCCTGA